From one Streptomyces sp. NBC_01478 genomic stretch:
- a CDS encoding M1 family aminopeptidase has translation MRSTPHKTLAAGVFAVAAVAALSLPVTPAAAAQSAAPVAAACAPAQVVTNGGFESGTSSWTQSSTTVITSRTGQSAHGGTSFAWLDGTGGTHTDTLSQSVTIPSGCASATLTFWLHIDTAETTSSTAYDKLTAKIGSTTLATYSNLNKATGYVQKSFDVSAFVGQTVSLAFSGVEDSSLQTSFVVDDIALNTSGDTAPPADSTRTPAAPAYTVSLSSNTAGTVWTGHESTTFTNASATPLTEVYLRLWDNYHGTCSAPPITVTNVTGGTAGALSVACTALQIALPTPLAQGQSTTIGFDLGITVPSGADRFGYDGAFSMIGNALPVLAVKDGSGWHLDPYTNNGESFYSLAADFKVTLDHPTTLLVPATGASVDTPGTSGRTVTTATASKVRDFAWAAGPFAKISGTSTAGTPINIYSVTGISSANAQSMLTTAKSAVDAHAGRFGAYPYGELDAVIDNNFWFGGMEYPGFVLDLVSTTALTHEIGHQWFYGIVGDDEYNNPWLDEAFTDYATDLAQGLTGTNCWNNVSWASTAENITNSMAYWDAHSSRYSTVVYGYGKCALHDLRRTLGDTVMAKLLKDYATSHWYGVSTTAEFKAAAQAATTTDLTSFWTTHRIIG, from the coding sequence GTGAGATCGACCCCCCACAAAACCCTCGCCGCCGGCGTCTTCGCCGTCGCCGCGGTGGCCGCCCTCTCGCTCCCCGTCACCCCGGCCGCCGCCGCGCAGTCCGCGGCTCCCGTGGCCGCCGCCTGCGCCCCGGCGCAGGTGGTCACCAATGGCGGCTTCGAGAGCGGCACCTCGTCCTGGACCCAGTCCTCGACGACCGTCATCACCAGCCGCACCGGCCAGAGCGCCCACGGCGGCACCAGCTTCGCCTGGCTGGACGGCACCGGCGGCACGCACACCGACACGCTCTCCCAGAGCGTGACGATCCCGTCCGGCTGCGCCAGTGCCACGCTCACCTTCTGGCTGCACATCGACACCGCCGAGACGACCTCGTCGACCGCGTACGACAAGCTCACGGCGAAGATCGGCAGCACGACGCTGGCGACCTACTCGAACCTGAACAAGGCCACCGGCTACGTCCAGAAGTCGTTCGACGTGTCGGCGTTCGTCGGCCAGACCGTGAGCCTCGCCTTCTCCGGCGTCGAGGACTCCAGCCTCCAGACGAGCTTCGTCGTGGACGACATCGCCCTCAACACCTCGGGCGACACGGCCCCGCCGGCCGACTCGACGCGCACGCCGGCCGCCCCGGCGTACACCGTGAGCCTGAGCAGCAACACCGCCGGCACGGTCTGGACCGGCCACGAGAGCACGACCTTCACCAACGCCTCGGCGACCCCGCTGACCGAGGTGTACCTGCGGCTGTGGGACAACTACCACGGCACCTGCTCCGCGCCGCCGATCACGGTCACCAATGTCACCGGCGGCACCGCGGGCGCCCTCTCGGTCGCCTGCACGGCCCTCCAGATCGCGCTGCCGACCCCGCTCGCGCAGGGTCAATCGACCACCATCGGCTTCGACTTGGGGATCACCGTCCCGAGCGGCGCCGACCGGTTCGGCTACGACGGCGCGTTCAGCATGATCGGCAACGCGCTGCCGGTCCTCGCGGTCAAGGACGGCTCGGGCTGGCACCTGGACCCGTACACGAACAACGGCGAGTCCTTCTACTCCCTGGCCGCCGACTTCAAGGTGACCCTGGACCACCCGACCACCCTGCTGGTCCCGGCCACCGGCGCCTCGGTCGACACCCCCGGCACCAGCGGCCGTACGGTCACCACGGCCACCGCGTCCAAGGTCCGCGACTTCGCGTGGGCGGCGGGCCCGTTCGCCAAGATCTCGGGGACGTCGACGGCGGGCACCCCGATCAACATCTACTCGGTCACCGGCATCAGTTCGGCCAACGCCCAGTCGATGCTCACCACCGCCAAGTCCGCGGTCGACGCCCACGCCGGCCGCTTCGGGGCCTACCCGTACGGCGAGTTGGACGCCGTCATCGACAACAACTTCTGGTTCGGCGGCATGGAGTACCCCGGCTTCGTCCTCGACCTGGTCAGCACCACGGCCCTCACCCATGAGATCGGCCACCAGTGGTTCTACGGCATCGTCGGCGACGACGAGTACAACAACCCGTGGCTGGACGAGGCGTTCACCGACTACGCCACCGACCTGGCCCAGGGCCTGACCGGCACCAACTGCTGGAACAACGTCTCCTGGGCCTCCACGGCGGAGAACATCACCAACTCGATGGCCTACTGGGACGCCCACTCGTCCCGCTACTCCACCGTCGTCTACGGCTACGGCAAGTGCGCCCTGCACGACCTGCGCCGCACCCTCGGTGACACCGTGATGGCCAAACTCCTGAAGGACTACGCCACTTCGCACTGGTACGGCGTCTCGACCACGGCCGAGTTCAAGGCGGCGGCCCAGGCCGCGACGACCACGGACCTGACCTCGTTCTGGACGACGCACCGCATCATCGGCTGA
- a CDS encoding inorganic phosphate transporter, translating to MDHITFLVAVVIVTALAFDFTNGFHDTANAMATSIATGALKPKTAVLISGALNLVGAFLSTEVAKTISGGIVDDTLVTPGMIFAGLVGAILWNLLTWLLGLPSSSSHALFGGLIGAVWVGAGSNGVHFDKVVEKILIPAVASPLVAGIAALLATYLAYKITARARKDSVTKGFRLGQIASASLVSLAHGTNDAQKTMGVITLTLISVGALGHDAGPPVWVIAPAGLAIGLGTYIGGWRIIRTMGKGLTDIQSPQGFAAEAASTTVILTSAHLGFALSTTQVCSGGILGAGLGRRLAEVRWGTAGRMVIAWLVTLPAAAAVGGLSASVVKHGGNLGTALIALIAAAVAGSIVIASRRNPVHADNVNETHEVSIRGGASTDVRTAA from the coding sequence ATGGACCACATCACGTTCCTCGTGGCGGTCGTCATCGTCACGGCCTTGGCCTTCGACTTCACCAACGGATTCCACGACACCGCCAACGCGATGGCGACGTCCATCGCCACCGGGGCGCTGAAGCCCAAAACGGCGGTTCTGATCAGTGGGGCTCTCAACCTCGTCGGCGCCTTCCTGTCCACGGAAGTCGCCAAGACGATCTCCGGCGGCATCGTCGACGACACCCTGGTCACTCCGGGGATGATCTTCGCGGGGCTCGTCGGGGCGATCCTCTGGAACCTCCTGACCTGGCTGCTCGGGCTCCCGTCCAGCTCCTCGCACGCGCTCTTCGGTGGCCTGATCGGTGCCGTCTGGGTCGGCGCGGGCTCCAACGGGGTCCACTTCGACAAGGTCGTGGAGAAGATCCTGATCCCCGCGGTCGCCTCCCCGCTCGTGGCCGGAATCGCCGCTCTCCTCGCCACCTACCTGGCCTACAAGATCACCGCCCGGGCCCGCAAGGACTCGGTCACCAAGGGCTTCCGGCTCGGCCAGATCGCCTCGGCCTCGCTGGTCTCCCTCGCGCACGGCACGAACGACGCCCAGAAGACGATGGGCGTCATCACCCTGACCCTGATCTCCGTGGGCGCGCTCGGCCACGACGCCGGTCCGCCGGTGTGGGTGATCGCCCCGGCGGGACTCGCGATCGGCCTGGGCACCTACATCGGCGGCTGGCGCATCATCCGCACGATGGGCAAGGGCCTCACCGACATCCAGTCCCCGCAGGGCTTCGCGGCCGAGGCCGCCTCCACGACCGTCATCCTCACCTCCGCCCACCTGGGCTTCGCGCTGTCCACCACGCAGGTCTGCTCCGGCGGCATCCTCGGCGCGGGACTGGGCAGGCGTCTTGCCGAGGTGCGCTGGGGCACGGCCGGCCGCATGGTCATCGCCTGGCTGGTCACCCTGCCGGCGGCCGCCGCGGTCGGCGGTCTGTCCGCGAGCGTCGTCAAGCACGGCGGCAACCTCGGTACGGCCCTGATCGCGCTGATCGCCGCCGCCGTGGCCGGATCCATCGTGATCGCCTCGCGCCGCAACCCCGTGCACGCGGACAACGTCAACGAGACCCACGAGGTCTCCATCCGTGGCGGCGCGTCCACCGACGTCCGTACGGCCGCCTGA
- the ppk2 gene encoding polyphosphate kinase 2, with amino-acid sequence MTELLSGLRVDYTDADDPVLVRPDGSTVDTWRENYPYEQRMERREYDWHKRLQQIELLKLQRWIKETGRRLVIVCEGRDAAGKGGTIKRFTEHLNPRGARVVALEKPSERESGQWYFQRYVQHLPTAGEIVLFDRSWYNRAGVERVMGFCSDDEYRRFMRQAPLFERMLADDGIDLIKFWFSVSQGEQRTRFTIRQVDPVRQWKLSPMDLASLDRWDDYTAAKVAMFRETDTEHAPWTVVKSNDKKRARVEAMRSVLARFDYADKDDEVVGSPDPRIVGEAATLLEAGEDDTAAVF; translated from the coding sequence ATGACCGAACTGCTGAGTGGGCTGCGGGTCGACTACACCGACGCCGACGACCCGGTGCTGGTGCGGCCCGACGGCAGCACGGTAGACACCTGGCGGGAGAACTACCCGTACGAACAGCGCATGGAGCGCAGGGAGTACGACTGGCACAAGCGGCTCCAGCAGATAGAACTGCTGAAGCTGCAACGCTGGATCAAGGAGACCGGGCGCCGGCTCGTCATCGTCTGCGAGGGGCGGGACGCGGCCGGCAAGGGCGGCACGATCAAACGGTTCACCGAGCACCTGAACCCGCGCGGCGCCCGCGTGGTCGCCCTGGAGAAGCCGAGCGAGCGCGAGAGCGGTCAGTGGTACTTCCAGCGCTACGTCCAGCATCTGCCGACCGCGGGCGAGATCGTGCTGTTCGACCGGTCCTGGTACAACCGGGCGGGCGTGGAGCGCGTGATGGGGTTCTGCTCGGACGACGAATACCGCCGTTTCATGCGCCAGGCCCCGCTGTTCGAGCGGATGCTGGCGGACGACGGCATCGACCTGATCAAGTTCTGGTTCTCCGTCTCACAAGGTGAACAGCGCACCCGTTTCACGATCCGCCAGGTGGATCCCGTACGGCAGTGGAAGCTCAGCCCGATGGATCTGGCCTCGCTGGACCGCTGGGACGACTACACGGCCGCCAAGGTCGCCATGTTCCGGGAGACCGACACGGAACACGCGCCCTGGACCGTGGTGAAGAGCAACGACAAGAAGCGGGCCCGCGTCGAGGCCATGCGCAGCGTGCTGGCCCGCTTCGACTACGCCGACAAGGACGACGAGGTCGTCGGCAGCCCCGACCCGCGCATCGTGGGCGAGGCGGCCACGTTGCTGGAGGCGGGGGAGGACGACACGGCGGCGGTGTTCTAG
- a CDS encoding luciferase domain-containing protein has translation MTLAERAMQRLEGWRDLSAVPASCGTGRALRSAHSEIVHFHSDHDVDLHLTVGAILRFHHDLSESTAIRIIPGSRWVTVHLDCETDVDLLLSLVSVALKAHAGGPPSGSPPMTGCNFHRVTLVPRDGD, from the coding sequence ATGACCCTGGCCGAGCGAGCCATGCAGCGACTGGAAGGCTGGCGCGACCTCAGCGCGGTCCCGGCCAGTTGCGGCACGGGGCGGGCGCTGCGGTCCGCCCACAGCGAGATCGTGCATTTCCACTCCGACCACGATGTGGACCTGCATCTCACGGTCGGGGCCATCCTCCGCTTCCACCACGATCTCAGCGAGTCGACCGCGATCCGGATCATCCCGGGCTCCCGCTGGGTGACCGTCCACCTGGACTGCGAGACGGACGTCGACCTGCTGCTGAGCCTGGTCAGCGTCGCCCTCAAGGCACACGCGGGCGGGCCCCCGTCCGGGAGCCCGCCCATGACCGGCTGCAACTTCCACCGGGTGACACTCGTGCCGCGCGACGGCGACTAG
- a CDS encoding aminotransferase class I/II-fold pyridoxal phosphate-dependent enzyme: MTPPSPAHSADSLPARLDTARSDYEALLTKKLSLDLTRGKPSARQLDLSAELLTLPAGRYTSADGTDCRNYGGADGLSELRQIFAGFLQVPAGQLLAVGNSSLELMHDCLVHALLGTLPGAARRWADEERIAFLCPVPGYDRHFALCQRFGIDMIPVPMTAEGPDMAVVERLVAENPAVKGIWCVPKYSNPDGTCYSDEVVRRLAAMPAAAPDFRIFWDNAYAVHHLTDEEVEIADLLAACAEHGHPDRAFVFGSTSKITLAGAGVGFFGSSPANVAWLRNCSAKRSIGPDKINQLRHAMFLRDADGVRAHMRKHRELLRPKFDTVLRILTERLGDTGLATWSTPRGGYFITLDVLDGCAGEVVRRAADAGLALTPAGATHPYGDDPRDRTIRIAPSFPDASEIEEIIEGVATCVRLVGYEKLAAEGS, encoded by the coding sequence GTGACCCCTCCCTCACCCGCGCACAGCGCCGACTCCCTCCCGGCCCGCCTCGACACGGCCCGGAGCGACTACGAAGCCCTCCTCACGAAGAAGCTGTCCCTCGACCTGACCCGCGGCAAGCCCTCCGCCCGGCAGCTCGACCTGTCCGCCGAACTCCTCACGCTGCCCGCCGGCCGCTACACCTCCGCCGACGGCACGGACTGCCGCAACTACGGTGGCGCGGACGGGCTGTCGGAGCTCCGGCAGATCTTCGCCGGGTTCCTCCAGGTGCCGGCCGGGCAGTTGCTCGCCGTGGGCAACTCCAGCCTGGAGCTGATGCACGACTGCCTGGTGCACGCGCTGCTCGGCACGCTGCCGGGGGCGGCGCGCCGCTGGGCGGACGAGGAGCGGATCGCGTTCCTGTGCCCGGTCCCCGGCTACGACCGGCACTTCGCGCTGTGCCAGCGCTTCGGCATCGACATGATCCCGGTGCCGATGACCGCCGAGGGCCCCGACATGGCCGTGGTGGAGCGGCTGGTCGCCGAGAACCCGGCGGTCAAGGGCATCTGGTGCGTACCCAAGTACAGCAATCCGGACGGGACTTGCTACAGCGACGAGGTCGTACGACGGCTCGCCGCCATGCCGGCCGCGGCGCCCGACTTCCGGATCTTCTGGGACAACGCGTACGCCGTGCACCACCTCACCGACGAAGAGGTGGAGATCGCCGACCTGTTGGCCGCCTGCGCCGAGCACGGGCACCCGGACCGGGCCTTCGTCTTCGGGTCCACCTCGAAGATCACGCTGGCCGGTGCGGGCGTGGGCTTCTTCGGTTCGTCCCCGGCCAACGTGGCCTGGCTGCGCAACTGCAGCGCCAAGCGCTCGATCGGGCCCGACAAGATCAACCAACTGCGGCACGCGATGTTCCTGCGCGACGCCGACGGGGTGCGGGCCCATATGCGCAAGCACCGTGAGCTGCTGCGGCCCAAGTTCGACACCGTGCTGCGCATCCTCACCGAGCGGCTCGGCGACACCGGCCTCGCGACCTGGTCCACGCCCAGGGGCGGCTACTTCATCACCCTCGACGTGCTCGACGGGTGCGCCGGCGAGGTGGTGCGCCGCGCGGCCGACGCCGGGCTCGCGCTGACACCGGCGGGCGCCACGCATCCGTACGGCGACGACCCCAGGGACCGGACGATCCGGATCGCCCCCTCCTTCCCGGACGCCTCGGAGATCGAGGAGATCATCGAGGGAGTGGCGACCTGCGTGCGGCTGGTGGGGTACGAAAAGCTTGCGGCTGAGGGGAGTTGA